One genomic region from Evansella sp. LMS18 encodes:
- a CDS encoding small-conductance mechanosensitive channel, translating to MSLDVEGKAVTTGTQPAKTMSTVDYSKQNGIEEFHIKAHFWGRLTLWILIAMCLVVPLYMSFVLGAHPGWNVILLGLLGYASFIGIMWVLEPITYYPTLGIGGTYLAFLTGNIANMCLPCSSAAQKAVGAETGTKKAEIAGVLGIAVASLVNISIIVLIIFAGTAIVSALPAAVHDAFNYILPAIFGGVLGQFAYKTPKYGIVALVIGMAVLYSPIFGLIKIAVTVALTIAAIYFMEKQKDKKAAA from the coding sequence ATGAGTTTGGATGTTGAAGGAAAGGCAGTTACCACTGGCACCCAACCAGCAAAAACTATGAGTACGGTTGATTATTCAAAACAAAACGGAATTGAGGAGTTTCATATTAAGGCACATTTTTGGGGACGTTTAACACTTTGGATTTTAATTGCCATGTGTCTTGTTGTACCTTTATATATGTCATTTGTTTTAGGGGCCCATCCTGGGTGGAATGTTATCCTCCTTGGGCTGCTTGGATATGCAAGTTTTATAGGTATCATGTGGGTATTAGAACCAATCACATACTATCCTACCCTTGGAATCGGCGGTACTTATTTAGCCTTTTTAACAGGGAATATCGCGAACATGTGTCTTCCTTGTTCTTCTGCTGCTCAAAAAGCGGTAGGTGCCGAAACCGGTACTAAGAAAGCGGAAATTGCGGGTGTTTTGGGAATCGCTGTGGCTTCTCTAGTGAATATTTCCATTATTGTTTTGATTATTTTTGCCGGAACAGCTATTGTCTCAGCTTTGCCAGCTGCAGTACACGATGCATTTAATTACATTTTACCTGCTATCTTTGGGGGTGTATTGGGACAGTTCGCATATAAAACGCCGAAGTACGGAATAGTGGCATTAGTTATTGGGATGGCAGTCCTGTACTCGCCAATATTCGGTTTAATTAAAATCGCAGTCACTGTCGCTCTAACGATTGCCGCGATTTATTTTATGGAAAAGCAAAAAGATAAAAAAGCTGCTGCATAA
- a CDS encoding M20 family metallo-hydrolase, whose amino-acid sequence MVITNELTINKKRLNRNMEQLAEFGKLGDTGVCRPTLSAIEKQAFAKVAEWMEAAGMTTRLDNCGNLIGRKEGKDPEAPVVMTGSHIDSQPNGGRFDGTSGVLCSVEAIHTMSEKGIIPDRPIEVVSFCDEEGWRFNKGLFGSRGITGNLDADELNRKDKDGITREQALRDFGCDPEKITESVYPPGSIHSYIELHIEQGPLLEKVNQPLGIVTGIAGPLWLTVKVKGFAGHAGTVPMDMRQDALAGASEMIIAFNEIVKQDPASTTVGTVGDLKVSPGSRNVIPDEVEFTIDMRDIDKDRRNMYEQQLRESCRNIAEKHSLTVEIIEDQRTDPSYCSSWIKEVIRSESMDMGLDAPKMMSGAFHDALIMSSVSDYGMIFVRCKDGISHNPEEYASQDDLAVGAELLYRTLLKMAQHEAH is encoded by the coding sequence ATGGTAATCACAAACGAGCTGACTATTAACAAGAAGAGACTCAACAGAAACATGGAACAACTTGCTGAATTCGGTAAATTAGGTGACACAGGTGTCTGCCGTCCAACTTTATCAGCTATTGAAAAGCAGGCATTTGCAAAGGTGGCTGAATGGATGGAAGCTGCCGGTATGACTACCCGCCTTGACAACTGCGGAAATTTAATTGGGCGAAAAGAAGGGAAAGATCCTGAGGCACCAGTGGTCATGACCGGTTCCCACATCGATTCGCAGCCTAACGGAGGACGTTTTGACGGTACTTCTGGTGTACTGTGCAGTGTCGAAGCCATTCATACTATGAGCGAAAAAGGAATTATTCCTGACCGACCTATTGAAGTAGTTTCCTTTTGTGATGAAGAGGGATGGCGTTTTAATAAAGGGCTTTTCGGTTCGAGGGGGATTACGGGAAATTTAGATGCAGATGAATTAAACAGGAAAGATAAAGATGGAATAACGAGGGAACAGGCTTTACGTGATTTTGGCTGTGACCCGGAAAAAATAACTGAATCCGTTTATCCTCCCGGAAGTATTCATTCTTATATTGAACTTCATATTGAACAAGGGCCACTGCTGGAAAAGGTTAATCAGCCACTTGGTATTGTGACTGGAATTGCAGGACCGTTATGGTTAACCGTAAAAGTGAAGGGTTTTGCAGGACATGCAGGAACAGTGCCAATGGATATGCGCCAGGATGCGCTTGCAGGAGCATCCGAGATGATAATAGCCTTCAATGAAATTGTGAAACAGGATCCCGCCTCAACAACCGTAGGCACAGTAGGAGATCTGAAAGTTTCTCCAGGTTCACGTAATGTCATTCCTGATGAAGTTGAATTCACGATTGATATGCGTGATATTGACAAGGACAGAAGGAATATGTATGAACAGCAATTGAGGGAAAGTTGCAGGAATATTGCAGAAAAACACAGCCTAACTGTAGAAATCATTGAAGACCAAAGAACAGATCCAAGCTACTGTTCATCCTGGATTAAGGAAGTTATCCGCAGCGAGAGCATGGATATGGGGCTGGATGCACCAAAGATGATGAGCGGCGCTTTTCATGATGCGCTGATTATGTCCAGTGTGAGTGACTACGGTATGATTTTCGTTCGCTGTAAAGATGGCATTAGCCATAATCCTGAGGAATATGCCTCTCAGGATGATTTGGCTGTTGGCGCTGAATTACTGTACCGTACCCTTTTGAAAATGGCTCAGCATGAGGCACACTAA
- a CDS encoding VOC family protein produces the protein MTKEVKASPIQRKVSSIFIPVRNVEKAKSWYCKILGIPETGKVEFGHLYVLPMEGLDVILDEMPMWVGNDEEGVSPYKAPAFMFRTGDIYASYNFMKEMGAELVTEVENYQWFVFKDPDGNHIMVCQ, from the coding sequence ATGACTAAAGAGGTTAAAGCAAGCCCGATTCAAAGGAAGGTCAGCAGCATTTTTATCCCAGTCAGAAATGTGGAAAAAGCGAAATCCTGGTACTGTAAAATACTTGGCATTCCTGAAACTGGCAAAGTTGAATTCGGTCATTTATATGTATTACCAATGGAAGGGCTTGATGTGATTTTAGACGAAATGCCAATGTGGGTCGGGAACGATGAAGAAGGAGTTTCACCGTACAAGGCACCAGCATTTATGTTCAGGACAGGGGATATTTATGCTTCTTATAACTTTATGAAAGAGATGGGGGCAGAACTTGTAACAGAAGTGGAAAACTACCAGTGGTTTGTTTTTAAAGATCCAGACGGAAATCACATCATGGTATGCCAGTAA
- a CDS encoding VOC family protein — MERHSAIRPSIGGVFVIVNQMPRAVKWYRDILGLPEDEEFMQTATHDMKTVYSIPLGRTNLILDSMHRDRLRPSTNHLFMIDTDDIEKTYEYMKQKKADIQSDIEGEERVKFFEVLDSEGNKIMFCEEKE, encoded by the coding sequence ATGGAAAGGCATAGTGCAATCCGCCCCAGCATAGGGGGAGTTTTTGTAATAGTCAATCAAATGCCCCGGGCAGTTAAGTGGTACAGAGATATCTTAGGACTCCCGGAAGATGAGGAATTCATGCAGACAGCCACCCATGATATGAAAACGGTCTATTCCATACCATTAGGGAGGACAAATCTTATCCTGGATAGTATGCACCGTGACAGATTAAGACCAAGTACAAATCATCTTTTTATGATAGACACGGATGACATAGAAAAAACCTATGAATATATGAAACAAAAAAAGGCTGACATCCAATCAGATATTGAAGGGGAAGAAAGGGTTAAATTCTTTGAAGTACTCGACAGCGAAGGAAATAAAATTATGTTTTGTGAGGAAAAGGAATAG